One Streptomyces sp. ML-6 genomic region harbors:
- a CDS encoding RNA polymerase sigma factor: MSASTSRTLPPEIAESESVMALIERGKADGQIAGDDVRRAFEADQIPPTQWKNVLRSLNQILEEEGVTLMVSAAEPSKRARKSVAAKSPVKRTATKTVAAKTTVTRTVAATAAPSAETVDTAAGDAVAAAPAKKAAAKKTAAKKTAAKKTAAKKTTAKKSGKQDDELLDGDEAIEEVKVGKGGEEEEGEGENKGFVLSDDDEDDAPAQQVAVAGATADPVKDYLKQIGKVPLLNAEQEVELAKRIEAGLFAEDKLANSDKLAPKLKRELEIIAEDGRRAKNHLLEANLRLVVSLAKRYTGRGMLFLDLIQEGNLGLIRAVEKFDYTKGYKFSTYATWWIRQAITRAMADQARTIRIPVHMVEVINKLARVQRQMLQDLGREPTPEELAKELDMTPEKVIEVQKYGREPISLHTPLGEDGDSEFGDLIEDSEAVVPADAVSFTLLQEQLHSVLDTLSEREAGVVSMRFGLTDGQPKTLDEIGKVYGVTRERIRQIESKTMSKLRHPSRSQVLRDYLD, translated from the coding sequence GTGTCGGCCAGCACATCCCGTACGCTCCCGCCGGAGATCGCCGAGTCCGAGTCTGTGATGGCGCTCATCGAGCGGGGAAAGGCTGATGGGCAGATCGCCGGCGATGACGTGCGTCGGGCCTTCGAGGCTGACCAGATTCCGCCAACCCAGTGGAAGAATGTTCTGCGCAGCCTCAATCAGATCCTCGAGGAAGAGGGTGTGACGCTGATGGTCAGTGCCGCGGAGCCGTCCAAACGTGCCCGCAAGAGCGTCGCAGCGAAGAGCCCGGTCAAGCGCACCGCCACCAAGACCGTCGCGGCCAAGACGACCGTGACGAGGACTGTCGCGGCCACCGCCGCTCCGTCGGCAGAGACCGTGGACACGGCGGCCGGCGACGCCGTCGCGGCCGCTCCTGCGAAGAAGGCGGCAGCCAAGAAGACGGCTGCCAAGAAGACCGCTGCGAAGAAGACGGCGGCCAAGAAGACAACAGCGAAGAAGTCCGGAAAGCAGGACGACGAGCTTCTCGATGGCGACGAGGCGATCGAGGAAGTAAAGGTCGGCAAGGGCGGCGAGGAAGAGGAGGGCGAGGGCGAGAACAAGGGCTTCGTCCTCTCCGACGACGACGAGGACGACGCGCCCGCGCAGCAGGTCGCCGTCGCCGGTGCCACCGCCGACCCGGTCAAGGACTACCTGAAGCAGATCGGCAAGGTTCCCCTCCTCAACGCCGAGCAGGAGGTCGAGCTCGCCAAGCGCATCGAGGCCGGCCTGTTCGCCGAGGACAAGCTGGCGAACTCCGACAAGCTCGCCCCGAAGCTCAAGCGCGAGCTGGAGATCATCGCCGAGGACGGCCGCCGCGCCAAGAATCACCTGCTGGAGGCCAACCTCCGTCTCGTGGTGTCGCTGGCCAAGCGTTACACCGGCCGCGGCATGCTCTTCCTGGACCTCATCCAGGAAGGCAACCTCGGTCTGATCCGCGCGGTCGAGAAGTTCGACTACACCAAGGGCTACAAGTTCTCCACGTACGCCACCTGGTGGATCCGCCAGGCGATCACCCGCGCCATGGCCGACCAGGCCCGCACCATCCGCATCCCGGTGCACATGGTCGAGGTCATCAACAAGCTCGCCCGTGTGCAGCGCCAGATGCTCCAGGACCTGGGCCGCGAGCCCACGCCGGAGGAGCTGGCCAAGGAACTCGACATGACCCCCGAGAAGGTCATCGAGGTCCAGAAGTACGGTCGTGAGCCGATCTCCCTCCACACCCCGCTGGGTGAGGACGGGGACAGCGAGTTCGGTGACCTCATCGAGGATTCCGAGGCGGTCGTGCCGGCCGACGCGGTCAGCTTCACGCTCCTCCAGGAGCAGCTGCACTCGGTGCTCGACACGCTCTCCGAGCGCGAGGCGGGCGTGGTCTCGATGCGTTTCGGCCTCACCGACGGCCAGCCGAAGACGCTGGACGAGATCGGCAAGGTCTACGGCGTGACGCGTGAGCGCATCCGTCAGATCGAGTCGAAGACCATGTCGAAGTTGCGTCACCCGTCGCGTTCGCAGGTGCTGCGGGACTACCTCGACTAG
- a CDS encoding FadR/GntR family transcriptional regulator, translating to MSTLAHTMMTAARSADSGLAGPGELDRYPYAEAPAGERAALRTWDGPDAELGRVGRRGSASRGRGLHGQLVQQLGQMIVSGDLGADRPLVPEEIGQRFEVSRTVVRESLRVLEAKGLVSARPNVGTRVRPVSDWNLLDPDIIEWRAFGPQREDQRRELGELRWTIEPLAARLAAGHGREDIQQRLGDMVEIMRHAVGQGDAITCSRADAEFHSLLIQAAGNRMLEHLSGIVAAALQVSGGPVTGCDRPTDASLGHHTRIVDALASGDAAGAETAMRQLLVIHPEVERVVPAPREH from the coding sequence GTGAGTACCCTTGCGCACACCATGATGACCGCCGCCCGCTCCGCCGATTCCGGCCTCGCCGGCCCGGGTGAACTCGATCGCTACCCGTATGCGGAGGCGCCGGCCGGCGAGCGTGCCGCCCTTCGTACCTGGGACGGTCCCGACGCCGAGCTCGGTCGGGTGGGCCGGCGGGGTTCGGCCAGCCGGGGCCGCGGCCTCCATGGCCAACTCGTTCAGCAGCTGGGTCAGATGATCGTTTCCGGTGACCTGGGCGCCGACCGCCCCCTCGTTCCGGAGGAGATCGGTCAGCGCTTCGAGGTCTCCCGTACCGTCGTGCGCGAATCGCTGCGTGTCCTCGAGGCCAAGGGGCTGGTCAGTGCCCGGCCCAATGTGGGTACCAGGGTCCGTCCTGTCAGCGACTGGAACCTGCTGGACCCCGACATCATCGAATGGCGCGCCTTCGGCCCCCAGCGCGAGGACCAGCGCCGCGAGCTGGGGGAACTCCGCTGGACGATCGAGCCGCTCGCCGCTCGCCTCGCCGCGGGCCATGGCCGTGAGGACATTCAGCAGCGTCTCGGTGACATGGTCGAGATCATGAGGCACGCGGTCGGGCAGGGCGACGCGATCACCTGTTCCCGGGCGGATGCGGAGTTCCACTCCCTGCTCATCCAGGCGGCGGGCAACCGGATGCTCGAGCACCTCTCCGGCATCGTCGCTGCGGCGCTGCAGGTCTCGGGCGGCCCGGTCACGGGCTGTGACCGCCCCACCGACGCCTCTCTCGGTCATCACACCCGGATCGTCGATGCCCTCGCGTCCGGCGACGCGGCAGGTGCCGAAACGGCCATGCGCCAACTGCTCGTCATCCACCCCGAGGTGGAGCGGGTGGTGCCCGCGCCCCGCGAGCACTGA